tttgtcaaattattttactctttctatttcattttcttattaCTTATCAGAAAATTTTAATCTGAAACAAGAATGATTTTTGTCTAAAGATCTCAACGAGATTATTATGTGAAACATTTTGCTAAAGAAATAGTGTAAAAGTGACACATATACCCTTGAAatagactaattattaattaatatttcactAGATTTTATTACAAGTCCAAGTTAGTAGTATATAAGCTAAAGTCATGAGTCCATACATGCGTTCCATATTCTTTTCTCAATTAGTGGCTTGATTTATCTTTTTGGGTCCactttaattgatttaaaatttatttaccaATCTATTATTgactattttaataaaaaataaattaatcaatgtGCCAAAAAGAAATGATAagatatgaattatttttatttattttttaatcagaGTTGATTAGGTAGAGAAAGTCACGTACAAAacaatgaattatttttatttattgtttaatctGAGAGTTTATTAGGTACGTAGAAAAAGTCAAATACAAAACACATTCATTCtacttgaattaaaattaaaataatattataactataacttataataatacaaataatctatacatttaacataaatattacaGGTTTATTGAACAATTCAATAATCAACACACGTAAcaagttttgttttgtttttgttaaacatccttacatatttaaataataaaactaaataatatttgtatccttgataatttaattaatttacttatttaaaaacatttatttatattttcattgtaattatattgttttcacccccaattttttctaattttttctgTTCCAacctaaaattttcaaaataaaagtaacaaattaatttatataaaatgttacCATcactatttcaaatttaataaacaaaaataaatatttttttacaatcttGATAAATAagcaaataataataagtaaaggACCGTGCATCATTTATTGAACATATCATATATATgtaatacataaatattaattaagttcCATAACAACGTAATTGTTACAGACAAATCTTTAAACACAATAATGTAATTCTTaattacacaaaaaaaaatacaattttaaaagacaaaaatatcaactttaaatatacgttaacggcgtctggtgtaACCCTTTaaaccttcccttgtgaaagcatataactttactagctgattagtagactcgatgtccttgaactattctgccttttgtgtaaacaattacacactttcacatagaattctcccggatacatgtcaagctctaatggttgtgtccgttttggccatggaacacgcgcctggttctgtgagagggtctagaattgagccgtgcaattccttcaaagcggccccacttatccctcacataggtgatctctttgttcacaaagaatcattaaaagcgatatgcttatcctcgtcaaaatatatattgtttcattataggattaatcctcaataataactttccaagtcagtacaattaggttgtcccattgaacctagttcttgggatctccagtctgcataggttgggttttcattcataccaacttatagtaggctaatgtctaaaaagacttcaaactatctctctattcaataatctaattagtggatccacaatgttatctttgacttacatagtcaaatttgataactccattagagagtatagtatAATGACATTATATCTAAGAcatgtatgtctagacttgtcattgactctaagcttgtccaatttctaattactatcataataattagaaatttatgttggtacattcctagttaaccttggaacatcttctaataagaagcgtAGACATTCGTACATGTTTATCatctaattttttatgaaaatattgtttacttggctaactagtagacaaaatgtctttgaactattctgccttcgtgtaaacgattatatattttacataaaaatattttatttttcgacataagttaaaaatatagattataacgtttaatctatccatcataagtttcttagaagatttccatacgtagattgcacttctaagtgtaaacatattcactttaagacgtaaagtctttcatttaataatatgaatataacatttgataacaacatgatatttcgtttagtgcaattcatatcctttatggatttaatcatttttatcgtaattttcaacgataaaaatatcgtacaaaagacacgtaatgaaataattttcattgtcttcatgatatatataattgtcacatccactttttaataaaagtatgatcaaattttcatatcattattataaaatttgttataagtcatatcaaaactttataaattttcattttcatttatttcataaaatcattttgaagacattgattcTTCAAAAATTTTATGAATGTAATGTCAagatatgacacgtttcttgatttcaaaatcctaaaattttaaatatcgatttgagcaccaactcagcaaatataaacaagacattttcttgttgttttctttctttttgtaaagttgcgcaactttatcttttatagagaacatatttctctaacaatgaattatcttattatttatcataatatacacaattatttttgtattataatcaataaaaatatttgcccccacattcgtgttggtatccttttttaaatcacacacatttgtatgatttaaatcaatgattttctaatcaaaaaattgtcacacaattcttttataaatttcttttgttatacttatcatacattgaataagataactatattataaatatttaattgaataaattataatttctatacaagagattagaatgtttattcatttataaatcattcttcacataatctctacataagaaattaaaaatatttaatcaattaaaatatttatttcaacacttaatttctataaaagaaattagaatatttaatcaaataaatattcaccgtatcacatgatttctacaaaagaaatcataatgtttcaagcacctttgaccgaagtcgcttaaacatttatttccggttgcacgtttgcatcccataatatcggctcgtttgccacattattctcaaatcaaacaagactttccttgtaattatttgatttcaaaattatcaaattaagtaagtcttaatgatgcgttgaacaatgtatatcaaatatattacattaaatcaaaattaatatatccatatatatgatattgtatattattgCTTCATGATTTTTTGTCACCacaacaaaacaactataatatatatagtcaataacatagaaacgtaatcaaataaataatatgtcatatattattaaacaaatatatatacaatttcatttatcattaaaaatacgtttaaaaaatacatgataattaattagaatattaattattacacttaattagaatgttgatcatttatctttaatcgaatataacattaactaattataaaaataaatattcatgtcatcaaatattcgtttcttaattaattagatgacctttgacattctataacaattctttgtcaatcaaagaacacaatttgtgacaaatttcaaaattatctattcaaataaaaatagatagaaaataaatcttaatttatatatatataaatttctagataatcatacttattatgaataacatgaatcatcatattattattaaatatgcatgatttataataataatcaattagcacataatcaaattaaatataactacaaatatattttatatcttaatcGAAGTACTTACATTGCCacattttgaacaataatcgacatgaaacgactatgcatgctcaaaataaatctgagtatattgttctcaccgagacaatttcgactaacacagtcgtgtctctttaaatgcatgattagaataagttttaaaacaaataacttatttaatctcattatacatatgaccttcattttctgtcattatgaatcacataatttctataaaagaaatcattaggatacccaattcatttcataatttctacataagaaattataatgatttcaaccttcatgattaatgtcatttagacaaatcatattatatatttatatatatattttataaaaatcattatgaacacattaatctcataatttttacataagaaaattataatgatttccaCATCAAGACTCAGGTCTGATTtttaccaagaaatcattgactactcattcatctcataatttctacacaagaaattagaatgatttcaacatcaatgactttaacaagtctgatttctaccaagaaatcattgactacccattcatctcataatttctacacaagaaattgaaaatggtttcaacatcaatgactttaTCAAGTCTaatttctacaaagaaatcattgacaatctcattcatctcataatttctacacaagaaattggaatggattttaacatcaatgaccaTAGTCATTTTAGTAAATCTGATTtctataaaaagaaatcaaatcatcTCATCAGTTGGATTCGAACACAGGAACTCCCTTCCGTCACACACCATTGTATCTAAACTTTGAACCACTACACCAATGCGTCATTTCATTGTTGTACCGCTTTTATGaacttttgtcttctttttagagacaacttatatatcatatttaactagactctgtcaacaaatgaatatatatacatttaaaacgataacttattaccagaataaaatgtaatatataaaacaatgtataaataaagatatcatatctctttatttattaaatcatcctaccctattcttattaattatattattacttaattaaaaagaaagtatatattataattaattattttaaaactgaaaccatatgtttcaattataattaattttaacaccattaattttctaaaaattgaaagctaacatattagttactttcttatttttattctttattattaataattttaataaccaacaaacatttaagtaaaaataaaataaattattgttttctaatttattttgtataaaatgtttaaataatgaatatacatcatttttctttagaatatatatctacatcaacatatattagcttataaaagtaagctttcatacaaataatattaataataattaacattatatgtataaataaagacttatctttatttgtagattCTTTTATTCCTTTAGATGAACAACTTTATCTTATCGAAATAAGCAATCATCTTCTTTGCAACATCGCGACTCGgattctgaaacatcaaagacaaagattttcgaCGGCAAAAGCtgctaaataacttagcacacgaaattgttttaagattgttagatatcttgtcttgaaataatagaatatatatatatatatatatataatgatgttacaaataaatacaaataaaataagatatacaaagaACAAAATCACCGATtaagatgttgattcgaggcatgtgcttggcacatttcccttaaaacagtttcaccatctcccgtttgtgctggagcttatcgtagatggctgtctcccagggtacaacgaatccagtagtgattctgcactgaaatcactactcgtcgagcTTGATCagtgtacctgaactatcaccgggtttcaacagaaaatatcgagcgaagaactcgaagaacactcacaaaataagaagagagcttttggaattctagagtgagaaaaattaaggatgaagtttttgtaaaatgaataatgaatgagtatatattgttgaaaagttaaaccattaaataaaatcatcatttgatccaacggttgacattgtttgcctcttcattaccttaacgtttttctcttcattatagagtaattgttttccaaaacaattaaggcatttacaattcaatactaacgttacatgattttccaatttgttaataataatattaattatcataacaaataataataataacaaactcatgtaatttacactacaaattaacaacattttgttaattggtcatcaaggcattttagatcaattaatttaaattaattgatttaaattatacatttggatcaaatttcaccctttaattcacgttagaatttcatgtgaatttgatttgattttattacccacgttctaatttccattcattaatggaatttatagaattagtttaaaaattccaacataaATTTGTCATCTCGAATTTTTGTAATCCAAATAATAATACTTCTAATATGAGTCGTTtattgcttatatatataattcaattgtGTTAATAATCATTTCTCGAATTTgtgttcatatttttttttcagaaaaaaaagaGATGTATGTGTTATTgaattttgagttatttgttttaataaataatttttggaatTTGTCTTTAATCTAGAAGTCATTTTACCTATattctttaataatttatattggtttctcattattttatatggtatattatcaattataatttgacacaaaaaaaaatcagtgCGGCTTACCAACTCGGACAAAGACAAATTTCACTGCCTCAGAACTTTAGGTAGAGATTTCTCTGTCACTGCGTTATTGGTTTTTTAGGCCCATAAAATATAGTGGGACGATAATTTGTATAGTGTCAAAAGTTTTGCATTGGCATTCACAACCCTCGCTCCGACCGCGATCTATAGAAATGTCTCGGTCAAGTACATGTTCGATAAACATTCGAATAGTTTTGCGAATATAATCAAATACATGAGAAGAATTAATGATAGAGAGGTAACCTTAAATGAAAGGATGTTACACTTAGTGAGTTGCAATGTGGTGATTCCCTCTTCTCGTGACATTTTACGTTGGCAATATATGAATTCATTTAAGGTTGGTCATTGTTAAAAATCATTTGCAAAGATTGTCCCATATGACTTTCTATGAGATGAGTTGCGGGATTCTAAATTCTCTTCAAAACTCTCGTTTTATGAATGGAGGTGATCTTGACGGATGATAGATATATGAAAAAACTGTGTATGTCGTTGTAGAATGTGTTGCGAAGAAGTGGAGAGACGCCTTACTTAATTTTGAATTGCAAATGAGTTACTTCAATTTTTGAAGTCTACTTTAGAACATAATTGACATTGAGTGGTTGGTTCTAAgatcatatttaaataattaaaccaaataatattttcataacataaataaatttaatatttaatcaagtttataaaaataaataatatattctttcatttttgtttttattttatttttttatactttttttaaactatGAGCAACTTGTTAGGAAAGCATGTCCAATAATAGACTTTTGTTAATTGTTAGAAATAAGGGTTAAACCAGTCGTCTCGAGATTCTATGCGGTGACGTGATCTGCATAACTTTCATGTGAGACATTGTTACACTTTGTTCAATAAGGTTAGTCCGATTGATCTTTGTTGGAAAATTTTATGGAAGTCTAAGATGCCTATTAAGATCTTCTTTTTTGGTTGGAGTGTTATTCATGGCAGAATTCTCACTAACGATagatgtataaaaaaaatggcatgattattgtgagtcgttgtcgtatgtgttaTAAAGAGGTTGAGACAACTTCTCAtctacttttatattattacgtTGTTGCAAGTATATATGGAGTCTATTGTGGAATTCGACTGGAATACAATGTGTTATGCCGGAAATTGTTAGTGGCTATTGGGAGGAATGATTTGGGGCGACTAAAAATGCAAAACTTAGAAGATGGGTCTCTATCCCTATAATTTTCTGGTGGATTATTTAGTTGGAAATAAATTGGAGAACTTTTAACAACGAAAGTAATTAAGTCATTAAACATTATTCACAATGACATTATCATGACGATGTCTGAGATTAGATCCGGAAAACTTGAGGATTCGTATGAAGATATTATTTGCATTCTTGAAGATTTAcgagtcaattaattattctaatgtaatcaattaatttgtacataacttttttcatgtcatgtttttatcgattatttattaaatggatatttaaaaaaaaatggttcatAATCAATCTATTTATTTGACACCTTTGAATTTAAACTTAGTGATCAAGTTTTGATGttgattttatttcttaatttttgtttgaatgttgTTTCAGTTACTATTATTTCGTTTTTATATACAAAGATTGTATTACCGATTGACCTAAAGATGTTTCATCCTTATCTATCATCAAAAGATAAGGagaaaagaaattttaaaaatggtatatataataccaaaaaacataaaatgggCAACCGACCGAGTGCATTATTCATCTTCTTCGAACCAATCCAATGAATCATCAATCATTCAATATGTAGACACGTGTAACCGCATGCAAGAAGGATCAACCGTTCAAAATTTCACAAAATGAACCGTATGTGATCAAGCCACGCGTcctaaaaaaactaaatcatagttatctatatataatgaggTCGGTTCATGAATTATCATCAGAATAGAGATAGAGAAACTAAATGAAGCCCATTCCTGTGAAGAGAGTCCGCGGTCGGTACAATTACAAAGGAGTGAGGTTGAAGAAACCGGGAAAGTGGGTGGCGGAGTCGCGGAAGCAAATGGGCCGCAACAAAATCTGGCTCGGAACATACAATACTGAGAAGGAAGCTGCCCTAGCCCACGATGCCGCCATCGTCTGTCTTCGTGGAGCTTCTTCTTTCGCATCACTCAATTTTCCTGATGACCTTCCGATGAATATCGCAAATCATCCCGACAGCTTCTCCAATTCCGAGATTCAGTTGGCGGCAGAGAAGCATGCACTTAAAGATCGGGACGACGCTGTCGTTCCTGTTCGGCTCCCCGGGACAGATGTCGTGAGCGAAGTTGATGTCATTCTTCGTATTGGAAGAGGAGCGATATGAAAGTTGGAACAGACAGAAAGAGATGGTGATTATGTTTTACAAGAGTGTTTTATGAGTTTTTTGTTTCATTCTaaagaataaatttgttttcttgttgttgttgtttagAGTaatcttgttgttgttgtttagAGCAAGTAAATAGAAGCTTTTTGTGAAATGTTTTTCATATGTTTTAAGTTGGATGACCTAATTCTAAATCTTAGAATATTACCAGAACAATCTTGATTAATTCATATCTTGTTCATATCAAATATCAATTGCAACAATTACCaacataaaattttcaattttctgaGAGTAGATCTTTTAGCCTCATATATagtttttgtaattaattatacatcAATCTATTTACATTAATAGGGTTTATAGATTAAATTACACTACATggaattacatatatatatataagaaatactAAAAGTTAAGtttatagattataaaaaaacatttatgtaTAGAGAACAAATCTAAAAGTAAGGtttatagattaaaaaaacatCAATGTACTTAGAACAAAATTGCACTCtgagataaatttaaaaatagggtttatatttatctaataatACTATAATTGAAGGGTTCACCTCtgtttataaagaaaaaaaaaattcaaaaactatttttttacaaaataaaaataaaatccgaAATAGTTTGTTCTTGacataaatgatattatattgaATGAGTCAAAATTGAAGtttgatattaaatataattcaatttttatatttaattatttttatatttaaaaaattataaataatttaatttttatatttgaaaaataacaaaattgtaattcaattatccacttagaatttttttttataaataaattaagtatactagtaaaataacataataaataaatacatattataaatagtttattaaaacataattatcaCATGATTCTATTACTCGtctattataattttcatgTTGTGGTTCAGATTTTAGCGCAAATAATAAGTTTGGAACACTATAGTAGacaaatagaaaatataatattaaaaattcagtttgggttaaaaaataataa
This is a stretch of genomic DNA from Impatiens glandulifera chromosome 4, dImpGla2.1, whole genome shotgun sequence. It encodes these proteins:
- the LOC124935441 gene encoding ethylene-responsive transcription factor ERF017-like; the encoded protein is MKPIPVKRVRGRYNYKGVRLKKPGKWVAESRKQMGRNKIWLGTYNTEKEAALAHDAAIVCLRGASSFASLNFPDDLPMNIANHPDSFSNSEIQLAAEKHALKDRDDAVVPVRLPGTDVVSEVDVILRIGRGAI